The proteins below come from a single Dasypus novemcinctus isolate mDasNov1 chromosome 22, mDasNov1.1.hap2, whole genome shotgun sequence genomic window:
- the LOC101434331 gene encoding olfactory receptor 2G3-like gives MGRANDSSLVGFILLGFSDHPHLEPVLFVVVLLFYLLTLVGNFIIIIISYLDPLLHTPMYFFLRNLSFLDLCFTTSLAPQTLVNLRGPEKTISYGGCVVQLYTSLALGSTECILLAVMAFDRYVAVCKPLHYVVIMNTRLCQQLASISWMSGLFNSLIHATFTLQLPLCGNHRLNHFICEVPALLKLACVDTTINELVLFVISALFLLILPTLILISYGFITQAVLRIKSVEARYKAYSTCSSHLIVVIIFYGTIIYMYLQPSGSYSQDQGKFISLFYTMVTPTLNPIIYTLRNRDVKKAVKKLLSGKLCSL, from the coding sequence ATGGGAAGGGCCAATGACAGCTCTCTGGTGGGTTTCATCCTTCTGGGCTTCTCAGACCACCCTCACCTAGAGCCTGTGCTCTTTGTAGTTGTCCTTCTCTTCTATCTCCTGACGCTTGTGGGaaacttcatcatcatcatcatctcataCCTGGATCCTCTtctccacacccccatgtactttttcctaagAAATCTCTCCTTTCTGGACCTCTGTTTCACCACTAGCCTTGCTCCTCAGACCCTAGTTAACCTGCGAGGACCTGAGAAGACCATCAGTTATGGAGGTTGTGTGGTCCAACTCTACACCTCTCTAGCCCTGGGTTCTACAGAATGCATCCTTTTGGCTGTAATGGCCTTTGATCGCTATGTTGCTGTCTGCAAACCCTTACACTATGTAGTCATCATGAACACGCGGCTATGTCAGCAGCTGGCATCCATCTCCTGGATGAGTGGTTTGTTCAATTCTTTGATCCATGCTACCTTCACCTTGCAGTTACCTCTCTGTGGCAACCACAGGTTGAATCATTTTATTTGTGAAGTACCAGCTCTCCTCAAACTGGCTTGTGTGGACACCACCATTAATGAATTGGTGCTTTTTGTCATTAGTGCcctcttcctcctaatccttcCCACACTCATCCTTATCTCCTATGGCTTCATAACCCAAGCTGTTCTGAGGATCAAATCAGTGGAGGCAAGGTATAAAGCCTATagcacctgctcctcccacctcaTTGTGGTCATCATTTTTTATGGCACCATCATCTATATGTATCTCCAGCCAAGTGGCAGTTatagccaggaccaaggcaaattTATCTCCCTTTTCTACACCATGGTGACTCCTACCTTAAATCCTATTATCTACACTCTAAGGAACAGGGATGTGAAGAAAGCTGTGAAGAAACTTCTCTCAGGAAAACTGTGTTCCCTCTAG